A single window of Fervidicoccus fontis Kam940 DNA harbors:
- a CDS encoding PUA domain-containing protein: MRIKREKPSKFELIQLKSVIAYQFGKEAVESIFKSNNSIEVSRYSTGRIRTVYINGEEALYFNPKIGLFSLSMYGASLIFPSIPKETKRIAVITEVFENYTKKTLLAPAVAWSTNDIRDGDEVFIVNENGELLALGKALLCHEEIKKIKRGKVALIKRKR; this comes from the coding sequence ATGCGAATAAAAAGAGAAAAGCCAAGTAAATTTGAACTGATTCAACTAAAAAGTGTAATAGCATACCAATTTGGTAAAGAAGCTGTAGAGTCTATATTCAAAAGTAACAATAGCATTGAAGTAAGCAGGTATTCTACCGGAAGAATAAGAACTGTATATATAAACGGAGAAGAAGCCTTATACTTCAATCCTAAAATAGGGCTATTTTCTTTAAGTATGTACGGAGCTAGCCTAATATTTCCAAGCATACCAAAAGAGACAAAAAGGATCGCAGTTATTACAGAGGTATTTGAAAATTATACTAAAAAGACATTATTAGCTCCTGCTGTAGCATGGAGCACAAATGATATAAGAGATGGCGATGAAGTTTTTATTGTAAATGAAAATGGAGAGCTTTTAGCTTTAGGGAAGGCTCTTTTGTGTCATGAAGAGATAAAAAAGATAAAGAGGGGAAAAGTAGCTTTAATAAAAAGAAAAAGGTGA
- a CDS encoding proteasome assembly chaperone family protein, with amino-acid sequence MVDRIGLHIIKRGVIGKGFRGVSGFKGFGAVGIISALHLVNSLKMERIGIITTKYHPEYVYRDDYGIAYPFEIFASKENKLVVFVTREIPDERIRDEYVYEITKFAAKYGISPLVLIGGLDKKFKNKEDEKMRWLKNSYYRGESIDAEELEKGLLIIGPLALQLMYSELLKVPAIVLLPYANAETPDPAAAATAIEALNRLFSLSIDNSKLIEEGKMIEEEIKKLEEIAASRAGKEPYM; translated from the coding sequence TTGGTTGACAGAATCGGTTTACATATTATAAAAAGAGGGGTAATAGGGAAAGGATTTAGAGGCGTTTCTGGCTTTAAAGGGTTCGGTGCAGTAGGTATCATATCCGCATTACATCTCGTAAATTCATTAAAAATGGAAAGAATAGGCATTATAACGACAAAGTACCACCCAGAGTATGTTTATAGAGATGATTACGGTATAGCATATCCGTTCGAAATCTTTGCAAGCAAAGAGAATAAGCTTGTTGTTTTTGTCACTAGGGAAATTCCTGACGAGAGAATAAGAGATGAATACGTATATGAAATAACAAAATTTGCAGCAAAATATGGAATTTCTCCATTAGTTTTAATCGGAGGACTCGATAAAAAATTTAAAAACAAAGAAGATGAAAAAATGAGGTGGCTAAAGAACTCCTATTATCGTGGTGAAAGCATTGATGCAGAAGAACTTGAAAAAGGTCTGCTAATAATCGGACCTCTTGCATTGCAACTCATGTATTCTGAGCTCTTGAAAGTGCCTGCGATAGTTCTACTTCCATATGCAAATGCAGAGACCCCTGATCCTGCAGCTGCTGCAACAGCTATTGAAGCCTTAAACAGGCTGTTCAGCTTAAGTATTGATAATTCCAAGCTTATAGAGGAAGGAAAAATGATAGAAGAAGAAATAAAGAAGCTTGAAGAAATCGCGGCTTCACGTGCAGGAAAAGAACCATATATGTAA
- a CDS encoding SDR family NAD(P)-dependent oxidoreductase gives MSFKNRTSIVTGSAMGIGKGIAQKLASLGSNLILFDISDKIFETAKEIEHLEVEVLPFKGDVTNKEDVERSVEEGISKFGKIDILVNNAGIYPSKPFIEMTESDWDRVLNINLKSMFLFSKAVLPNMMKNSYGRIVNISSIAAIVGFPGLIHYSASKGGVVGFTKALALEVAKFGITVNAIAPGPIETSGTKVDEQTAEIYKRLIPVGRMGKPEDIANAVAFLASEESQFITGHLLVVDGGYTIQ, from the coding sequence ATGTCTTTTAAGAACAGAACTTCTATAGTAACTGGGTCTGCAATGGGAATTGGAAAAGGAATAGCACAAAAACTGGCATCATTAGGCTCAAACTTAATTCTTTTTGATATCTCAGATAAGATTTTTGAAACTGCAAAAGAAATTGAACATCTAGAAGTTGAAGTTTTGCCATTTAAAGGAGATGTTACAAACAAAGAAGATGTTGAGAGATCAGTTGAAGAAGGTATTAGTAAGTTTGGAAAAATTGATATATTAGTTAACAATGCTGGGATATATCCTAGCAAACCCTTCATTGAGATGACAGAATCTGATTGGGATAGGGTATTAAATATAAACTTAAAAAGCATGTTCCTATTTTCAAAAGCAGTTTTGCCGAATATGATGAAAAATTCCTATGGAAGAATTGTAAACATATCTTCAATAGCCGCAATTGTGGGATTTCCAGGTCTAATTCATTACAGCGCAAGCAAAGGAGGAGTCGTCGGGTTTACAAAAGCATTGGCTTTAGAAGTAGCAAAATTCGGAATAACAGTAAATGCAATTGCACCAGGTCCTATAGAAACCTCTGGAACAAAAGTAGATGAACAGACGGCAGAAATATATAAGAGATTGATTCCAGTAGGGAGAATGGGAAAACCTGAAGATATTGCAAATGCAGTCGCATTCCTTGCTTCCGAAGAATCTCAATTTATTACTGGACATTTGCTAGTAGTCGACGGTGGCTATACTATTCAGTAA
- the thsB gene encoding thermosome subunit beta encodes MSVEPTGIPVLILKEGTQRTAGRDALRNNIMAVKAISEALRTTYGPKGMDKMLVDSLGDITITNDGATILDKMDIQHPGAKMMVQIAKGQDEEVGDGTKTAVILAGELLRQSEDLLDKGIHPTVIVSGYKKAAEEAEKIIKEISEPIDINNKEILKKIATTSLYSKAVQGSRDKLAEIAVEAATRVAEKRGDSYFVDLDSIQIIKKYGGSLLDTMLIDGVVIDKEVVHPGMPKRVENAKIALLDAPLEIEKPEIDAEIRINDPTQMRKFLQEEEEMLKRMVDKIAEVGANVVIAQKGIDDVAQHFLAKRGILAVRRVKRSDMEKLERATGGRIVSNIDDLQPSDLGEAALVEERKIGEDKMVFVEGAKSAKSVTILIRAGFERLVDEGERALRDALSAVADAIKMAKIVAGGGATEVEVAKRLKEIAPKIGGKQQLAVEAFARALETLPSTIAENAGYDALEIMMKLRAAHANSNGKFMGIDVYTGNIVNMKDIGIIEPAAIKLNAIKAATEAATMILRIDDFIAASKSTGAGAGEKGKKEEGEKEEEKD; translated from the coding sequence ATGTCAGTTGAACCTACAGGAATTCCTGTATTAATTTTAAAAGAAGGGACACAAAGAACTGCAGGAAGGGATGCCCTTAGAAACAATATAATGGCAGTTAAAGCAATCAGCGAGGCATTAAGAACCACATATGGTCCTAAGGGAATGGATAAAATGCTCGTCGATAGCCTTGGAGACATCACCATAACTAACGATGGTGCCACCATTCTAGATAAGATGGACATCCAACATCCTGGAGCAAAAATGATGGTCCAGATTGCTAAAGGACAAGATGAAGAGGTAGGAGATGGAACAAAAACAGCGGTTATTTTAGCGGGAGAGCTGTTAAGGCAGTCAGAAGATTTGCTTGATAAGGGGATACATCCTACTGTAATAGTATCTGGATATAAAAAAGCGGCTGAAGAAGCAGAAAAAATAATCAAAGAAATCAGCGAGCCTATTGACATTAATAACAAAGAAATTCTAAAGAAAATTGCGACGACAAGCTTATACAGCAAGGCCGTACAAGGTTCAAGAGATAAGCTGGCAGAAATTGCAGTTGAAGCTGCAACAAGAGTTGCTGAAAAGAGGGGAGACAGCTATTTTGTTGATCTAGATTCAATACAAATCATCAAGAAATATGGTGGAAGCCTCTTAGATACAATGCTTATAGATGGAGTAGTCATAGATAAAGAAGTAGTCCATCCAGGGATGCCTAAGAGAGTAGAAAATGCAAAAATTGCGCTTCTTGACGCCCCGCTAGAAATTGAGAAACCAGAAATTGATGCAGAAATCAGAATTAACGATCCTACACAGATGAGAAAGTTCTTACAGGAAGAAGAAGAAATGCTGAAAAGAATGGTTGATAAAATAGCTGAAGTTGGAGCGAATGTAGTCATAGCACAAAAAGGCATCGATGATGTTGCGCAACACTTCCTCGCGAAAAGGGGAATACTTGCTGTTAGAAGAGTGAAGAGGAGCGATATGGAGAAGCTTGAGAGGGCGACAGGAGGAAGAATTGTTTCCAATATTGATGATCTCCAACCTTCTGATCTTGGAGAAGCAGCCTTAGTAGAAGAGAGAAAAATAGGAGAAGACAAGATGGTGTTTGTTGAGGGAGCGAAGAGCGCTAAGAGCGTTACTATCTTGATAAGGGCTGGGTTTGAGAGATTAGTAGATGAGGGAGAGAGAGCGCTTAGGGATGCATTGAGTGCAGTCGCAGATGCTATTAAAATGGCCAAAATTGTCGCAGGAGGAGGAGCTACTGAAGTAGAAGTTGCAAAAAGGCTAAAAGAAATTGCACCAAAAATAGGAGGAAAACAGCAACTAGCTGTTGAGGCTTTTGCCAGAGCTCTTGAAACTCTTCCATCAACTATTGCAGAAAATGCAGGCTACGATGCGCTAGAAATAATGATGAAGTTAAGAGCTGCGCATGCTAACAGTAATGGAAAGTTTATGGGAATAGACGTATATACAGGTAACATCGTCAATATGAAAGATATCGGTATAATTGAGCCAGCAGCTATAAAGCTTAATGCTATAAAAGCAGCTACAGAAGCAGCTACAATGATATTAAGGATAGATGACTTCATTGCTGCAAGCAAATCAACAGGAGCAGGAGCTGGAGAGAAAGGAAAGAAAGAAGAAGGAGAGAAAGAAGAAGAGAAGGATTAA
- a CDS encoding UbiD family decarboxylase: protein MKNLEQLLLINKLRESENIREYNDREYNEEFEIPLLIKKNQGSSTVLFRASRTPFPIISNLFETREKFLKVFGFKNLEDFYRLVTDLKPEKDPYVEFDFDKYYEKSNYGLSKLGALKYYEKDGGFYFTSTIFIAKTELSYNASIHRTMVIDDYSAVARIVPRHLYRIIENNKSLGKDTKVTILLGAHPIIELVSSISPPYNQFEFELIPNLLGKKLPIVKSPLWNNPVPLGTSIIIEATITNEMVNEGPFVDIMGTYDRIRKQPLIKINGIYTLKEKPIAVHAILPGGGEHQLLMGITKEAQIYKAVSLVVPKVHKVRLTQAGGGWLHAAISIDKNHDGDGKNAILAAFGAHPSLKHVVVVDGDVDIDDPNMIEWAIATRFQADRGLIVVKNARGSTLDPSANDGISAKMGIDATKPLNGSFIFERAKIPGEM from the coding sequence TTGAAAAATTTAGAACAATTACTTCTCATTAACAAACTTCGCGAAAGCGAAAATATAAGAGAATATAATGATAGAGAATACAATGAAGAATTTGAAATACCTCTATTGATAAAGAAAAATCAAGGATCTTCTACTGTTCTATTTAGAGCGTCTCGAACACCTTTTCCAATAATCTCAAATTTATTTGAAACGAGGGAGAAGTTTTTAAAAGTTTTTGGCTTTAAAAATTTAGAGGATTTCTATAGACTAGTGACTGATTTGAAGCCTGAAAAAGATCCATATGTAGAGTTTGATTTTGACAAATATTATGAAAAGAGTAATTATGGATTGAGTAAGCTAGGCGCACTGAAATATTATGAGAAAGACGGAGGCTTTTATTTCACTTCAACGATTTTCATTGCAAAAACCGAATTGTCATATAATGCAAGTATTCATAGAACGATGGTAATCGATGACTACAGCGCAGTTGCTAGGATAGTGCCAAGGCACTTGTATAGAATAATTGAAAATAACAAATCGCTTGGAAAGGATACAAAGGTCACAATATTGCTTGGGGCTCACCCAATTATTGAGCTGGTTTCATCAATTTCGCCTCCATACAACCAATTCGAATTTGAGCTTATTCCGAATCTTTTAGGAAAGAAACTTCCGATAGTAAAAAGTCCATTGTGGAATAACCCAGTTCCTCTTGGAACATCGATAATAATTGAAGCTACTATAACTAACGAAATGGTAAATGAGGGGCCTTTTGTCGACATAATGGGTACCTATGACAGGATAAGGAAGCAACCTCTAATAAAAATCAATGGAATATACACATTGAAAGAAAAACCGATAGCTGTTCATGCGATACTTCCAGGAGGGGGAGAGCATCAGCTATTAATGGGGATAACAAAAGAAGCGCAAATATATAAAGCTGTAAGTCTCGTTGTTCCTAAGGTGCATAAAGTTAGGTTAACTCAAGCTGGAGGAGGATGGCTTCATGCCGCTATATCAATTGATAAAAATCACGATGGAGATGGAAAAAATGCTATACTGGCTGCTTTTGGTGCTCATCCAAGCTTGAAACACGTAGTTGTTGTAGATGGCGATGTGGATATAGATGATCCTAACATGATAGAATGGGCTATCGCAACAAGATTTCAAGCAGATAGAGGATTAATAGTTGTAAAAAATGCCAGAGGTTCAACGCTTGATCCAAGTGCAAATGATGGAATTTCTGCAAAAATGGGAATCGATGCTACAAAGCCTTTAAATGGTTCATTTATATTCGAGAGAGCGAAAATTCCAGGTGAAATGTAA
- a CDS encoding CBS domain-containing protein: MYELTQTQREVLLALIKLYEQNNRLVKSIEIAQQIGKDEGTVRNIISSLRSLGLLESKTGPSGGYMPTLKAKELIKSYGIVTYGSLRIKKNGNETNVTAYSIEIMDVLNPAGAKAILKANGNLDELKEGDIIRLGPTDYNRLLIDGEIQHIDRSTGQIAILIKRLVSIPRENVGEVATKNLVTLTSQMPLREASSLLFREKIRGAPVIENERIVGIITTTDIAKAYSEGNVKAKVEDYMRKHVVTIREDEDIMDAVRIMELHGVGRLIVVNAVGEPKGIVTRTDILKRISALGT, translated from the coding sequence ATGTATGAATTAACCCAAACGCAGCGAGAAGTTTTACTAGCACTGATAAAGCTGTACGAACAAAATAACAGACTTGTTAAGAGTATAGAGATCGCTCAACAAATAGGAAAAGATGAAGGTACGGTAAGGAACATAATATCAAGCTTGAGAAGTCTGGGACTGTTAGAAAGTAAAACTGGACCAAGTGGGGGATACATGCCCACTTTAAAGGCAAAAGAGCTTATAAAAAGCTATGGAATTGTAACATATGGGTCTTTAAGAATAAAGAAAAATGGAAATGAAACTAACGTAACAGCATATTCTATAGAAATAATGGATGTATTAAACCCTGCGGGTGCAAAGGCCATTCTCAAAGCTAATGGAAATTTGGATGAACTTAAAGAAGGAGATATTATACGTCTTGGACCTACAGATTATAATAGATTACTCATAGATGGAGAAATTCAGCATATTGATAGATCAACGGGACAAATAGCAATATTAATAAAAAGGCTTGTCAGTATTCCGAGGGAAAATGTTGGCGAAGTTGCCACGAAAAATCTAGTTACTTTAACTTCTCAGATGCCATTGAGAGAGGCCTCTTCTTTGCTTTTTAGAGAAAAAATAAGAGGAGCGCCAGTCATAGAAAATGAGCGGATAGTGGGAATAATAACAACTACAGATATAGCAAAAGCTTATAGTGAGGGCAATGTTAAAGCTAAGGTAGAAGACTACATGAGAAAGCATGTAGTAACAATCAGGGAAGATGAAGATATTATGGACGCTGTAAGAATAATGGAATTGCATGGCGTTGGAAGGCTGATAGTTGTTAATGCTGTTGGTGAGCCTAAAGGGATAGTAACAAGGACTGATATACTTAAGAGAATTAGCGCTTTAGGAACATAA
- a CDS encoding L-threonylcarbamoyladenylate synthase, whose amino-acid sequence MTIILKIDPSKIDAEKIKIASSIIKNGGLVAFPTETVYGLGANALNEHATRKIYQVKGRPSDNPIIVHISSIEMLEKIAVNVPEIAYKLIKKLWPGPLTLILKRSNAVPKLVTGGLDTVAVRMPAHPIAQNLIEQAELPIAAPSANISGKPSPTRAEHVIKDLYGKIEAIIDGGEVLYGVESTVINVLSEEPILLRPGAYSVEIIESIIDRKVKIPHFAKGIGEAEKAIAPGTRYRHYAPEAKLILIEPSTFTEDEIKKMISKIKDIANQYKNEVCIITSSENYYEYSRILDEKRLFVLGSRNNLFEIAKNVFDVLRKIDEYGCKVAISESFEERGLGLAVMNRLRKASSDIIKI is encoded by the coding sequence ATGACGATTATTTTAAAAATTGATCCTTCTAAAATAGATGCTGAAAAGATAAAGATTGCATCTAGTATAATAAAAAATGGGGGACTTGTCGCTTTCCCTACCGAGACCGTATATGGATTGGGAGCGAATGCGCTTAATGAACATGCAACTAGAAAAATATATCAGGTAAAGGGAAGACCTTCAGATAATCCAATTATTGTACATATAAGCTCTATAGAAATGCTAGAAAAAATAGCAGTAAACGTTCCTGAAATAGCTTATAAACTTATTAAAAAGTTGTGGCCGGGACCATTAACTTTGATCTTGAAAAGAAGTAATGCTGTTCCAAAATTAGTTACGGGGGGACTAGATACTGTTGCAGTAAGAATGCCTGCTCACCCGATCGCCCAAAATTTAATTGAACAAGCAGAACTTCCAATAGCTGCACCAAGTGCGAATATTTCTGGAAAGCCGAGTCCTACTAGGGCTGAACATGTAATAAAGGATCTCTATGGTAAAATTGAAGCTATAATTGATGGCGGAGAAGTTTTATATGGAGTAGAATCAACAGTCATAAACGTTCTTTCTGAAGAGCCAATATTGCTAAGACCTGGAGCTTACTCTGTTGAAATTATCGAAAGCATAATAGATCGCAAGGTGAAAATTCCTCATTTTGCTAAAGGTATAGGAGAGGCTGAAAAGGCTATTGCGCCTGGCACAAGATACAGACACTACGCACCAGAAGCCAAACTAATCCTAATCGAACCTTCAACGTTCACTGAAGATGAGATTAAAAAAATGATATCAAAAATAAAGGATATTGCCAATCAATATAAAAATGAAGTTTGCATAATCACATCGAGCGAAAATTATTACGAATACAGTAGAATTCTAGATGAAAAAAGGTTGTTCGTATTAGGCAGTAGGAACAACCTTTTTGAGATAGCAAAAAACGTCTTTGATGTTCTTAGAAAGATCGATGAGTACGGATGTAAAGTTGCGATTTCTGAAAGTTTTGAAGAGAGGGGATTAGGGCTAGCCGTTATGAATAGGCTGAGAAAAGCATCTAGCGATATCATTAAAATATAA
- a CDS encoding B12-binding domain-containing radical SAM protein codes for MRVALIASHRKAGAYEQTFGISMPPLSAAYLASVAKERGYDAKFFDAFALNANEEKLAELISAYDPDIAAFLINASTYANPSIKIAKKLKEAGNVKYVVAGGHHATFTYSLLLKNGFDVIFLREGEVTFSNFLNEIKQGENFENINSIAYIKDGREIKVNPKVNYVMNLDELPFPLFEIYDKEKYDMGVLDPGSKVITLETSRGCPFNCEYCSVTKMWGGTWRFKSVDRVIKELERVKELGYKWVFFIDDNFIIPIKKIIDERLILLDKIAKSSLKKLKLIVQLRADFVAKNQWIVNKLYEGGIRLTFLGIESGDPETLKNMRKNLVPNDSALAVSLLSKAGIIVHAGFILGAPYETEKAMNRTISFAKSLIDYGLDSAQFSIYTPLPGTDAFHRALKEKALLTLDWDLYDTLHPVERTKISPIKLFLKDRLAYYSFFLTKGIKGIRKGTLLSAPKREKDVYLTNGTRFIIRRIPRYFAGICKLPFTAIALWFKLRKKPEEEDLVELEKIMEMSEQSLKEIKILEQKAIQKN; via the coding sequence ATGAGGGTTGCTCTTATAGCCTCTCACAGAAAAGCGGGAGCATATGAGCAAACTTTTGGCATAAGCATGCCTCCACTCTCTGCAGCATATCTTGCCTCAGTAGCTAAAGAAAGAGGCTACGATGCCAAGTTTTTCGATGCTTTTGCATTAAATGCCAACGAAGAAAAACTGGCAGAACTAATTTCTGCATATGATCCGGATATCGCTGCTTTTTTAATAAATGCTTCTACATATGCTAATCCTAGCATAAAAATTGCAAAAAAGCTAAAGGAAGCTGGTAATGTAAAATATGTTGTTGCCGGCGGTCATCATGCTACATTTACTTATTCGCTTCTCCTAAAAAACGGTTTCGATGTAATTTTTTTAAGAGAAGGTGAAGTTACTTTTTCGAACTTTCTCAATGAAATAAAACAAGGAGAAAATTTTGAAAACATAAATAGCATAGCATATATAAAAGATGGAAGGGAAATTAAGGTCAATCCTAAAGTAAATTATGTAATGAATTTAGATGAACTCCCCTTCCCGCTTTTTGAAATATATGATAAAGAAAAATATGACATGGGAGTGCTTGATCCGGGAAGTAAAGTCATAACTCTAGAAACATCGAGAGGTTGTCCATTTAACTGCGAATACTGCTCAGTCACGAAAATGTGGGGAGGAACATGGAGATTTAAATCAGTTGATAGGGTTATTAAAGAGCTCGAAAGAGTGAAGGAACTCGGATATAAATGGGTTTTCTTTATTGATGACAACTTCATAATACCCATAAAGAAAATTATTGACGAAAGATTAATCCTTTTAGACAAAATAGCGAAAAGCTCTCTCAAAAAACTTAAACTTATAGTCCAACTGAGAGCTGATTTTGTCGCAAAGAACCAGTGGATAGTAAATAAACTATATGAAGGGGGGATAAGACTCACTTTTCTTGGAATAGAGTCTGGAGATCCTGAAACGTTAAAAAATATGAGAAAGAACTTAGTTCCTAATGATTCAGCTTTAGCCGTTAGCCTTCTATCAAAAGCCGGTATTATTGTTCATGCTGGCTTTATTCTTGGCGCACCTTATGAAACAGAAAAGGCAATGAACAGGACTATAAGCTTTGCAAAATCGCTAATAGACTATGGCTTAGATTCTGCTCAGTTCTCTATTTATACACCGCTTCCTGGAACAGATGCCTTTCACAGGGCATTAAAGGAAAAAGCTTTACTGACGCTGGATTGGGATCTATATGACACTCTACATCCGGTTGAAAGAACGAAGATTTCGCCCATTAAGCTTTTTTTAAAAGATAGACTTGCTTATTACAGTTTCTTTTTAACAAAAGGAATTAAAGGAATTAGAAAAGGAACTTTGCTTTCTGCGCCAAAAAGAGAAAAAGATGTTTATTTAACAAATGGAACCAGATTTATAATTAGAAGGATTCCTAGATATTTTGCAGGTATATGTAAACTCCCGTTTACAGCGATTGCTTTGTGGTTTAAGCTAAGAAAGAAGCCCGAAGAAGAAGATTTAGTAGAATTGGAAAAAATAATGGAGATGTCAGAACAGAGTTTGAAAGAAATAAAAATTTTAGAACAGAAAGCAATACAAAAAAATTAA
- a CDS encoding transcriptional regulator, whose amino-acid sequence MISDFIIERISKEIAGEIAWSENPGEAMKKWRRIFNVTQLEISKKMGVFSSVLSDYEKGRRSPGSKFIRKFVISLLEIDEKRGWITVKELARNLRLPATALLDIREFTKEVTLEKVVEAINGEVLYGKDELNKYIYGYTVLDSIATIETLSGYEFLTIMGLTTERALIFTNVGTGRSPMVAVKVSFLKPRAVVVHGPKVVDPLTIKLAQSDGIPFILSRAPDVNTLIKNLKSLQG is encoded by the coding sequence TTGATCTCTGATTTTATAATAGAAAGGATTTCCAAAGAAATTGCTGGCGAAATTGCATGGAGTGAAAATCCTGGAGAAGCAATGAAGAAATGGAGAAGAATCTTTAATGTGACTCAGCTTGAAATATCAAAGAAAATGGGGGTATTTTCTAGCGTTCTTAGCGATTACGAAAAGGGTAGAAGATCACCTGGCAGTAAGTTCATAAGGAAATTTGTGATTTCTCTTCTCGAAATAGATGAAAAAAGGGGATGGATTACGGTCAAAGAGCTTGCGAGAAATTTAAGATTACCCGCTACTGCCCTTTTAGATATAAGGGAATTTACTAAGGAAGTCACACTAGAGAAAGTAGTTGAGGCTATAAATGGAGAAGTATTGTATGGAAAAGATGAATTGAACAAATATATATATGGCTATACGGTTTTGGATAGCATAGCTACTATAGAAACCCTGTCAGGTTACGAGTTTTTAACAATAATGGGTCTAACTACAGAAAGAGCGCTGATCTTTACGAATGTAGGTACGGGGAGGTCCCCAATGGTCGCTGTAAAAGTTTCTTTCTTGAAGCCAAGAGCAGTAGTAGTTCACGGTCCAAAAGTTGTAGATCCGCTTACAATTAAACTTGCACAAAGCGATGGGATTCCATTCATTCTTTCAAGAGCTCCTGACGTAAATACTTTGATTAAAAACCTTAAAAGCTTACAAGGATAG